From the genome of Pseudomonadota bacterium:
CCACCAGGACGACATCCGCCAGGAGATGGCGGCGCTGATCTATGCCGGCAGCGCCCTCGGCGCCGTGTTCGCCGGCGACATGCTGAGCCTGTTCGTCTACTGGGAGCTGACGGCGATCTCGTCCGTGTTCCTGATCCTGGCCGCGGGCACGCCCCAGGCCCTGAAGGCGAGCCAGCGCTACCTCATCATCCAGGTCGGCTCCGGCGTCATCCTGCTGGCGGGCATCCTGGTGCACGGGTCCGCCACCGGCTCCATCGCCTTCGGCCACATCGGCATCGAGAGCACGGGCGGCAAACTCATCTTCCTCGCCTTCGGCATCAAGTGCGCCTTCCCGTTCCTGCACAACTGGCTGCAGGACGCCTATCCCGAGGCGACGCCGACCGGCACCGTCATCCTCTC
Proteins encoded in this window:
- a CDS encoding Na(+)/H(+) antiporter subunit D; translated protein: MTVEFTPALILILGALPLPFLGLAWRRTWLLLLPLIGLWQVLNLDAGMSQAFPFMGYQVELLRVDALALAFGYVFLLAAFLGNLYALHQDDIRQEMAALIYAGSALGAVFAGDMLSLFVYWELTAISSVFLILAAGTPQALKASQRYLIIQVGSGVILLAGILVHGSATGSIAFGHIGIESTGGKLIFLAFGIKCAFPFLHNWLQDAYPEATPTGTVILSAFTTKLAVYALARGYAGTEILITIGAAMTAFPIFFAV